One stretch of Psilocybe cubensis strain MGC-MH-2018 chromosome 6, whole genome shotgun sequence DNA includes these proteins:
- a CDS encoding ABC multidrug transporter MDR3 — translation MLKLDAESENNVQHQQHTVDLHTLPNNSDQLTTVGGDSQNTLDVVQTLGRLAKSREDAGILPRELGVSFRGLEVIGLGAASSYQDTVGSIFNPSNMIKQIQAQRHPSTRHIISGFEGTVKPGEMLRQYLPPNQYFKSLTHTNLSPTVVLGRPGSGCSTLLKILTNKHDEFHSTSGDILYNTFLPGQISAHFRGDVHYCPEDDIHFPTLTVGQTVEFAARVRAPRAAARMGESRAQYAKHTADVLLKLFGLEHARNTQVGDATIRGISGGEKKRLSICEAMAARSCLTSWDNATRGLDSSTALEFVQILRAATDINRLTSIVSLYQAGERLYELFDKVCVVYEGRMAYFGPANQARDYFINLGYEPAHRQTTADFLVSVTDPNARIPRSDLALPAPRTAAEFASAFTRSDIGQKNAQSVDIFRAELQADRKVSEVYVKSAREEHDKLARAGSSYVASLPAQAAAVMLRRIQILRGALVISIINMVYVFSVIYKLFAFAHTAGLPSGYIFQGIVLGTTFLKEPASTNSFFSRSGILFL, via the exons ATGTTAAAGCTTGACGCTGAATCCGAGAACAATGtccaacatcaacaacataCTGTCGACCTTCATACGCTGCCTAATAATTCTGACCAATTGACAACAGTCGGTGGCGACTCCCAGAATACTTTAGATGTTGTGCAGACTCTTGGTCGACTTGCGAAAAG TCGCGAAGATGCTGGGATACTGCCTCGAGAGTTAGGCGTCTCGTTTCGCGGACTTGAAGTTATTGGCCTGGGTGCAGCATCGTCTTACCAGGACACCGTCGGCTCCATATTCAACCCCTCCAACATGATCAAGCAAATACAAGCCCAACGCCATCCGTCAACACGCCACATAATTTCTGGTTTCGAGGGCACAGTAAAACCCGGCGAAATGCTGCGTCAGTACCTCCCACCTAACCAATATTTTAAATCTCTTACTCACACAAATCTATCACCAACAGTCGTCCTTGGCCGCCCCGGCTCAGGCTGTTCCACCCTACTTAAAATTCTCACTAACAAACACGACGAGTTCCACTCCACGAGCGGGGACATCCTCTACAACACCTTCCTTCCAGGCCAAATCTCCGCCCACTTCCGCGGGGACGTGCACTACTGCCCTGAGGACGACATCCACTTCCCCACACTGACCGTCGGGCAAACCGTAGAGTTCGCCGCGCGCGTGCGGGCACCTCGGGCCGCTGCGCGGATGGGCGAGAGCAGAGCTCAGTATGCGAAGCATACAGCGGATGTGCTGCTCAAGCTCTTTGGCTTGGAGCACGCGCGGAACACGCAGGTGGGCGACGCAACGATACGCGGCATCTCTGGTGGGGAGAAGAAAAGGCTGTCTATTTGTGAGGCGATGGCGGCGAGGTCGTGCCTAACGTCATGGGACAA CGCGACCAGGGGACTCGACTCGTCAACAGCACTGGAATTTGTTCAGATTCTGCGAGCGGCAACTGATATCAACCGACTAACAAGCATCGTGTCGCTTTACCAAGCCGGTGAGCGCTTATATGAATTGTTCGACAAG GTCTGCGTGGTCTACGAAGGTAGAATGGCCTACTTTGGCCCTGCCAACCAAGCCCGCGACTACTTCATCAACCTCGGATACGAGCCCGCGCACCGCCAAACAACCGCCGACTTCCTCGTCTCCGTGACCGACCCTAACGCGCGTATCCCGCGCTCAGACCTCGCCCTCCCCGCTCCACGCACCGCCGCAGAGTTCGCGTCCGCCTTCACCCGGTCTGACATCGGCCAAAAGAACGCGCAGAGCGTGGACATCTTCCGCGCCGAGCTGCAAGCTGATAGGAAGGTATCGGAGGTGTATGTAAAAAGTGCTAGGGAAGAACATGATAAGTTGGCTAGAGCTGGCTCCTCGTATGTCGCATCGCTGCCAGCACAGGCAGCGGCAGTCATGCTCAGACGAATTCAGATACTTCGGGGGGCACTGGTGATATCTATCATTAATATGGTGTACGTCTTCTCCGTTATCTATAAGCTATTTGCCTTCGCTCACACTGCAGGTTTACCCAGCGGATACATCTTCCAAGGAATAGTCCTCGGCACAACCTTCCTCAAGGAACCAGCATCCACGAACTCATTCTTCTCGCGCTCTGGCATCCTCTTCTTGTAA
- a CDS encoding Brefeldin A resistance protein: MLGSDYYGMSATAQMLAGLSVLAMCLCTGYVIPEESMIWALRWMTFINPFKYGFESLMANEFKDLNGTCASIIPHGPTYTNISIANQVCAVVGAIPGETHVQGARFIKLSLGYTYSHLWRNFGIVIAFGLAFLAALFIFTEINTKFTGVATMILYKQGGNSEDESKQHDSDSVEMMIIEDKVSKGIKDNVVSSVSGSSIAEEYRKDTRESSDGIFSFTGVSYTIQADGKDRKLLQDISGYISPGSLTALMGESGAGKTTLLNVLANRVDVGVVSDREKAEYVDKCLHMCGLWNYRDAIVGTLGVELRKRTTVGVELAAKPKFLLFLDEPTSGLDSQTAWSIVTFLRSLADQGQAILCTIHQPSAELFHVFDKLLLLKKGGQTVYFGDLGHNATTLLAYFEQNGARPCGTDENPAEYMLDVIGAGATASSDIDWYDVWKKSIEKQALDQKLQRIHSEGIRAPINTTTLVSEYPTSWSNQFFELFKRGASDHYRNVEYLMAKISLNIIAGLFLGFTFFKKQSSIQGTQNRIFVPYIATRQVYEIRERPSRMYSWTALLTSQIIVEML; encoded by the exons ATGTTGGGTAGCGATTACTATGGGATGTCGG CCACGGCTCAAATGCTTGCTGGGCTGAGCGTTCTCGCTATGTGCCTGTGCACAG GGTATGTTATCCCAGAAGAGTCCATGATCTGGGCACTCCGCTGGATGACTTTCATCAAC CCTTTCAAATACGGCTTCGAAAGCCTCATGGCGAACGAGTTCAAAGACCTCAACGGGACGTGCGCCAGCATCATCCCTCACGGACCCACATACACGAATATAAGCATTGCGAACCAGGTCTGCGCCGTTGTCGGCGCTATACCCGGTGAGACGCACGTCCAAGGGGCACGGTTTATCAAGCTGTCACTTGGGTATACTTACAGCCATCTATGGAGG AACTTTGGGATAGTCATTGCATTTGGCCTGGCGTTCCTTGCCGCCCTTTTCATTTTCACCGAAATCAATACCAAATTCACTGGAGTAGCGACGATGATTTTATACAAACAAGGCGGAAATTCAGAGGATGAGTCCAAACAACATGATTCCGATAGTGTCGAGATGATGATCATCGAAGACAAGGTATCAAAAGGCATAAAAGACAATGTGGTATCATCTGTATCTGGGTCAAGTATCGCTGAAGAGTATAGAAAGGACACCAGAGAATCCAGCGATGGGATATTCTCTTTCACTGGTGTGTCGTATACTATCCAAGCCGATGGAAAGGATCGCAAGCTCCTGCAAGATATTTCTGGATACATCTCGCCAGGCTCTCTTACAGCGTTGATGGGAGAATCAGGTGCTGGGAAG ACTACTTTGTTGAATGTCCTTGCCAATAGGGTGGATGTCGGCGTCGTATCCG ATAGAGAGAAAGCGGAATA TGTCGACAAATGTCTTCACATGTGTGGTTTATGGAATTACAGGGACGCCATTGTTGGAACTCTCGGTGTCGAGCTTCGGAAGCGAACCACAGTCGGGGTCGAGTTAGCTGCCAAG CCTAAGTTCCTTTTATTCCTGGACGAACCTACGTCGGGTTTGGATTCTCAAACTGCATGGAGCATTGTCACGTTTCTACGGAGTTTGGCTGATCAAGGCCAGGCAATTCTGTGCACGATTCATCAG CCTTCCGCTGAGCTTTTCCAC GTCTTTGACAAATTACTCTTGCTCAAGAAAGGAGGACAGACTGTGTACTTCGGCGATCTCGGACATAATGCTACCACTCTCCTAGCTTATTTTGAGCAAAATGGTGCACGTCCTTGTGGAACTGATGAAAACCC CGCCGAATATATGCTTGATGTTATTGGTGCTGGCGCTACTGCCTCAAGCGACATCGACTGGTATGACGTATGGAAAAAGTCCATCGAGAAACAGGCACTCGACCAGAAACTCCAACGCATACACTCCGAGGGAATTCGTGCACCCATAAACACAACAACTCTAGTGTCCGAATATCCAACGTCCTGGTCAAACCAGTTCTTTGAACTGTTCAAGCGAGGCGCCTCTGATCATTATCGCAATGTGGAATACCTCATGGCCAAAATATCTCTCAACATAATTGCTGGGTTGTTTCTAGGGTTCACCTTCTTCAAAAAGCAGAGCAGCATACAGGGAACACAGAACAGGATCTTC GTACCTTACATCGCAACTCGCCAGGTCTATGAAATCAGAGAACGTCCCAGCAGAATGTACAGCTGGACAGCTCTCCTGACATCCCAAATCATCGTGGAGATGCTCTAG
- a CDS encoding Mitochondrial-processing peptidase subunit beta, producing MVSRTVLSRVIKSAARNPRALRGFATAHNAPSSPFTEVTTLPNGLTVATEAQPHAQTATVGVWIDAGSRAETDKTNGTAHFLEHMAFKGTGRRSQHALELEVENMGAHLNAYTSREQTVYYAKSFRKDVPAAVDIISDILQNSKLETTAIERERDVILREQQEVDKQLEEVVFDHLHAVAFQGQALGRTILGPKKNILSINRDDLASYIKTNYTADRMVLVGTGGVSHNELVDLAKKHFSSLPVSPNPIPLGRLAHPKTTFVGSEVRIRDDTIPTANIAIAVEGVGWSSPDYFPMMVMQSIFGNWDRSLGSSSLTSSRLSHIISQNNLANSFMSFSTSYSDTGLWGIYLVSENFMNLDDLTHFTLREWTRMSIAPTTAEVERAKSQLKAGLLLGLDGTTAVAEDIGRQLVTSGKRYTPQQIESAVDAVSVDDIKRVAQKYLWDKDIAVAALGPIEGLLDYNRIRTDMSSMIY from the exons ATGGTCTCTAGAACGGTCCTCAGCCGTGTTATCAAGAGTGCTGCTCGCAACCCG CGAGCTCTGCGCGGGTTCGCGACAGCACACAACGCCCCCTCTTCCCCCTTCACCGAGGTCACCACCCTCCCAAATGGTCTGACCGTCGCTACCGAGGCGCAGCCCCACGCCCAAACCGCCACCGTCGGTGTTTGGATCGACGCTGGTAGCCGTGCAGAGACAGACAAGACCAACGGAACCGCCCACTTCCTCGAACACATGGCCTTCAAGGGAACAGGCCGCCGCTCCCAACATGCTCTCGAACTCGAGGTCGAGAACATGGGCGCCCACCTTAACGCATACACTTCGCGAGAACAGACTGTCTACTATGCCAAGAGCTTCCGCAAAGATGTGCCCGCCGCTGTCGATATTATCAGCGATATTTTGCAAAACTCGAAGCTGGAGACGACTGCTATTGAGCGGGAGAGGGACGTGATTCTGAGGGAACAGCAGGAGGTGGATAAGCAGCTTGAGGAGGTCGTGTTTGACCACCTCCATGCTGTTGCATTCCAGG GCCAGGCTCTTGGACGTACCATTCTCGGCCCCAAAAAGAACATTCTCTCAATAAACCGCGATGACCTCGCTTCATACATCAAAACCAACTACACTGCCGACAGGATGGTTCTCGTTGGTACTGGTGGTGTCTCCCACAACGAGCTTGTTGACCTCGCCAAGAAGCACTTCTCCTCTCTCCCTGTCTCGCCCAACCCCATCCCCCTCGGCCGTCTTGCCCACCCCAAGACCACCTTCGTCGGCTCCGAAGTCCGCATCAGGGACGACACCATCCCTACTGCCAACATTGCCATCGCCGTTGAGGGTGTTGGCTGGAGCTCCCCCGACTACTTCCCCATGATGGTCATGCAGAGCATCTTCGGTAACTGGGATCGCAGCCTCGGCAGCTCCTCTCTTACCTCCTCCCGCCTGTCGCACATCATCTCGCAGAACAACCTTGCCAACTCCTTCATGTCGTTCTCGACGTCGTATTCCGACACTGGTCTGTGGGGTATCTACCTCGTTTCTGAGAACTTCATGAACTTGGACGATCTCACCCACTTTACCCTCCGGGAGTGGACTCGCATGAGCATTGCCCCCACCACCGCGGAAGTCGAGCGCGCCAAGAGCCAGCTTAAGGCTGGTCTCCTGCTCGGTCTCGATGGCACCACCGCTGTTGCTGAGGACATTGGTCGCCAGCTCGTTACCAGCGGCAAGCGATACACCCCTCAGCAGATCGAGAGCGCTGTTGATGCTGTCAGCGTTGACGACATCAAGCGTGTTGCTCAGAAATACCTTTGGGATAAGGAT ATTGCTGTTGCTGCCCTTGGTCCCATTGAAGGTCTCCTCGACTACAACCGTATCCGCACCGACATGTCATCCATGATTTACTAG
- a CDS encoding Acetyl-coenzyme A transferase nodX, with protein sequence MPSDSNPIPEALKAIWISNGLPEHFLNHLKLKGDADTAVPSSFRLGLAAQISIGLAGLSAAYVHYLRTGVEQDVTVDARHAVLSFHSEAWYTINDALPPGDLWDNIAGLHRAGVLDILKISDSPTLATRDEVAAAIRQWDGQSFEDECAKSGMCVFKLRKLEEWKNSPHGKALDASPVPVVQIYKIGEAKKKIISGGESPLDGIRVLDLSRVLAGPVAGRNLAAQGAQVLLITSPKLPSLPYLDTETSLGKRTTQLDLSPTSTTDVEKMNKLVRGTDVFLQAYRPGGLEGKGFGVDDVLKLKTEHGEEGVVFASLRAWGWDGPWAHRRGFDSLVQTAAGFNADEGEAYRLYMASQGKPSEWRPRPLPMQAIDHAAGYFLAFGINVALARMILEGGSHEVRVSLVGVGRWIRSLGRLDPSIAFGENARKFPERAWPLDEEIQRLSIDWSERQGGKGRKMTALKQAAVFSTTQAKEGRGTNWGAPMRLNADEAEWQTDMASSNQNPQSPEPNASIVKGYRIQRCSGESGGIPVSTPLSAHEATHATRSQSYSLTLNETGTARNVAQVKTLGEAIHAIDGVQKALRKTYLQVGRPHGDINPNVMLLNKHGEGVLVDWDNNYLVFSMMRTLLRERYYGQKKSSSSYFFPVSIFASR encoded by the exons ATGCCCTCGGACAGCAACCCCATTCCCGAGGCCTTGAAAGCAATATGGATATCCAATGGCCTCCCAGAACACTTTCTTAATCATCTTAAGCTCAAAGGCGACGCAGACACCGCCGTGCCCTCATCCTTTCGACTAGGATTAGCAGCGCAG ATATCAATAGGGTTAGCAGGACTCTCTGCAGCATACGTGCACTACCTGCGCACAGGCGTCGAGCAAGACGTCACCGTCGACGCTCGACACGCCGTCCTCTCATTTC ACAGCGAAGCGTGGTACACGATAAACGACGCGCTACCCCCTGGTGATTTATGGGACAACATCGCGGGACT CCATCGAGCAGGGGTCCTGGATATCCTCAAAATCTCCGATTCTCCTACACTTGCAACCAGAGACGAAGTTGCTGCTGCTATTAGACAGTGGGATGGACAAAGCTTTGAAGACGAGTGTGCAAAGAGCGGCATGTGCGTGTTCAAGTTGCGAAAGCTAGAAGAGTGGAAAAACTCTCCACATGGCAAGGCGCTGGATGCGTCCCCTGTACCCGTTGTTCAGATTTACAAGATAGGGgaggcaaagaaaaaaatcatcAGTGGTGGAGAATCGCCTCTTGACGGAATCAGAGTTCTTGACCTGAGTCGAGTGCTGGCGGGCCCTGTCGCTGGAAGAAACCTTGCAG CGCAAGGTGCACAAGTTCTGCTCATTACATCTCCGAAATTGCCATCATTGCCTTACCTAGACACCGAAACGTCACTCGGAAAGAGGACGACGCAGTTGGATTTGTCTCCAACTTCCACCACAGACGTCGAGAAAATGAACAAACTTGTTCGTGGGACTGATGTTTTTCTACAGGCATACCGACCGGGTGGGTTAGAAGGGAAAGGATTTGGGGTTGATGATGTTCTTAAGCTGAAAACCGAGCATGGAGAGGAGGGTGTCGTATTTGCGAGCCTGAGAGCCTGGGGGTGGGATGGACCGTGGGCTCATCGTCGTGGG TTCGATTCGCTAGTGCAAACCGCAGCTGGATTCAACGCGGATGAAGGCGAGGCATACAGATTATATATGGCTTCCCAAGGCAAACCAAGCGAATGGCGTCCGAGACCTTTGCCAATGCAAGCAATAGACCATGCTGCGGGGTACTTTCTGGCTTTCGGAATAAATGTCGCTTTAGCTAGGATGATTCTC GAAGGAGGGTCCCACGAAGTACGCGTTTCTCTGGTAGGCGTCGGAAGGTGGATTCGCTCTCTAGGCAGGCTCGACCCTAGTATTGCTTTTGGAGAGAACGCACGCAAATTTCCAGAACGTGCATGGCCACTGGACGAGGAGATACAAAGGCTGAGTATCGATTGGTCAGAGCGACAAGGGggcaaaggaagaaagatgaCAGCTTTGAAGCAAGCAGCGGTTTTCAGCACCACCCAGGCTAAGGAGGGAAGGGGGACGAATTGGGGAGCACCAATGAGATTGAACGCGGATGAGGCTGAGTGG CAGACTGATATGGCCAGCTCCAATCAAAACCCTCAGTCACCCGAACCAAATGCGTCTATAGTGAAGGGCTATAGAATCCAACGTTGCTCTGGAGAAAGTGGAGGTATTCCTGTCTCGACGCCACTCTCCGCACACGAAGCCACCCATGCGACGCGTTCGCAATCCTATTCGCTAACTCTCAACGAGACTGGAACAGCGCGTAATGTAGCGCAAGTTAAAACCCTGGGAGAGGCTATACATGCTATAGATGGAGTGCAAAAGG CGTTGCGTAAAACCTATCTGCAGGTTGGGAGGCCACATGGTGACATAAATCCAAATGTCATGCTCCTGAACAAGCATGGGGAGGGTGTGCTCGTCGACTGGGATAACAACTATCTCGTATTTAGTATGATGCGAACACTC TTGAGAGAGAGATATTACGGCCAGAAGAAAAGCTCTAGCTCTTATTTTTTCCCTGTCTCAATCTTTGCTAGTAGGTAA